The following nucleotide sequence is from Psychroflexus torquis ATCC 700755.
AAGAGAATGAAGGTATTCAATTCATTATTGTAGATGCAGAAAAATTCCCTGAATCTAGAAAATTGGCGACTGTGGATAACTTACCAACTTTTGCGACGTTTAAAAATGGAGAATTTAAAAACCAAGTTCAAACTAATAAATTTGAATCTTTAAAAGAATTAGTAGATGAAGTTACCAGTAATTAAACATTTTCAAAAGAATAACGATGCTCAGAAATTAGAGCATACTATTGAGGTTTTAGAATCTTTTTGTGAACATAGATCCGTTACAGATGAAGAAATGGACATTATAGGCGAAATCATAACAAATATCGCTGGAGCCATAGAAATGGATAAAATGGTTAAAGATGGCATGTCAGAAAAAGACGCAGGCAATACTTTTGCAAAAAGAGTTTTGGGTTCCATAGACAAATAGATTTTATCTCAATCTTAGATTAAAAAAAGAAACTGATATTCAGTTTCTTTTTTTATTTGTGCCTATTTTAGATCCATGAAATCAATTAGATTAGTCAATCAATGTTTAGCAAGAAAATAATAGTTGAACGCCTAAAATCTCTTGTCTTCGCTTCTAAAGGATTGTGGATATTGGTTTTAAAAGAAGACAGTTTTAAATACCAACTTTTAAGTTGTCTTTTAGCTATTTTAGCTGGCTTTTATTTTGAAATTACTAAAGCTGAATGGTTAGCTCAATTGGGGATTATGGCTCTGGTTCTAGGTCTTGAAGGATTAAATACAGCGATAGAAGAGTTAGCGAATTTTGT
It contains:
- a CDS encoding thioredoxin family protein, with product MFLELDQDNLADSLKNNDTVVVQYSATWCGNCRLMKPKFKKLAKENEGIQFIIVDAEKFPESRKLATVDNLPTFATFKNGEFKNQVQTNKFESLKELVDEVTSN
- a CDS encoding DUF6952 family protein translates to MKLPVIKHFQKNNDAQKLEHTIEVLESFCEHRSVTDEEMDIIGEIITNIAGAIEMDKMVKDGMSEKDAGNTFAKRVLGSIDK
- a CDS encoding diacylglycerol kinase family protein: MFSKKIIVERLKSLVFASKGLWILVLKEDSFKYQLLSCLLAILAGFYFEITKAEWLAQLGIMALVLGLEGLNTAIEELANFVQPNQDEAIAKVKDLAAGAVLIAGLFALVMGLVIYIPYFVALF